The Caldicellulosiruptor changbaiensis genome has a segment encoding these proteins:
- a CDS encoding Spo0E family sporulation regulatory protein-aspartic acid phosphatase, with amino-acid sequence MITEKIMKLREKLDELINSNADYDAIYHVSTELDKLILDYYKEQNEVVFKKLAQKEGKV; translated from the coding sequence ATGATAACTGAAAAGATAATGAAACTCAGAGAGAAGCTGGATGAGCTTATAAACAGTAATGCAGATTATGATGCGATATACCATGTCAGTACTGAGCTGGACAAACTGATTTTGGACTACTATAAAGAGCAGAATGAGGTAGTTTTTAAGAAGCTGGCACAAAAAGAGGGGAAGGTCTAA